The Candidatus Limnocylindrales bacterium genome includes the window TTTGCCAGAAGTACCATTTCCCCCACACGTAGAGAGAGTCTTCCTCACTTTCTCCACAAATTACAGGAAAAGAAGCAAACCCAGGCGCAATAACAGCCGGCGTCCCATGCCATCTTGCTGGATTACGAGTGGGGGCACACGGCCGTGTGCCCCTACCGAGGAATCATCCCTTCGACCAGTTCAGGACCCCGCTCCTAAGGCTTTCTCTTCCTCCCACATCGCAAAAACATCCCTTCCACCCTTCCATAAGCCCCAGACCCTGCAAGCCCAGGACCCCGCAACGGGAGTTTCCTGGAAAACGGGTACACTTGGTTAGTCAACGAAATCTAGGTTGGGCATTATTCCCCGAAAACCTTAGAAACCTATACCCGATGGGTACGACACTTTCAAATTTTTACTCGAGGCAAGGATCTGCAATGGCTCTTTTCTACCGACAAACGAGGCGTTGGACCTACCCTTGTCAGGGAATTCTTGAAGTTTTTGGCGGTGACCCGAAAGGTGTCGGCCTCAACCCAGAACCAGGCCTTTAAGGCAGTGTTATTTTTTATAAACCTGTTCGGAATAAGGGGTTTGGGATAGTCAGCCAGAACCGTTTACTTACTTTATCCCAGGGGTGAAGTCGTTAAGAGGGTATTGAGGGTTTTAAAATAAACTTGCGATTTTCTGGCGTGGATCACCGGAATCCCTCGTCTTCTGGCTTCTGATTTAAGGCGATAGACCAGGGTGTGATTAACAAAATCACAAAGAAGAATAATGACTTCAATTCCATCTGGAATTTTTTTTCGAACCTCCTCATGGCTCCGTCCCTTCCAATGAAGGATCTGCTTAATCCCTAAGTCCTGGAGATTCCTTGTAAGCGATCCCAGATGATCTGCTCCTACAACTAAAACCTTCATGTTGTTTCCTTTTCCGAAAACCTATCCCTCTACCTGTAAACCCAAAACGTAGGGGCGGACGGCCGTCCGCCCGTACATCGGATGGCTGCAAGGACTTGCTCCAACATAGATCTTTCTAAGGGTTTATCCAGGCAATCAAAGACTCCACAAACCTGGGCTTTAATAAATACCTCTGCCCCTACCTGTGGGGTGATGAGTACTACTTTGGCTTGAGATTCAAAACGTCGAACAAGATCTAAAATTTTCATTCCCTCAAACTCCGGAAATCCAAGCTCGCTGATAATTAAAGAGAAAGCCTCCTCCCTGAAAAGTTGTGCGGCTTCATACGCCCGCGCCACTCCTTTAACCTGATAGCCATGCTCATTCAGCATTTCTTCTAAAAATTTTCGATCGTCGGGATCGGAATTTATAACCAGGGCCTTACTTAACCCATTTGTTGGTTCCATGATGTACCTCCCTACCTGATAA containing:
- a CDS encoding DUF2325 domain-containing protein — translated: MKVLVVGADHLGSLTRNLQDLGIKQILHWKGRSHEEVRKKIPDGIEVIILLCDFVNHTLVYRLKSEARRRGIPVIHARKSQVYFKTLNTLLTTSPLG
- a CDS encoding response regulator, producing MEPTNGLSKALVINSDPDDRKFLEEMLNEHGYQVKGVARAYEAAQLFREEAFSLIISELGFPEFEGMKILDLVRRFESQAKVVLITPQVGAEVFIKAQVCGVFDCLDKPLERSMLEQVLAAIRCTGGRPSAPTFWVYR